Genomic DNA from Desulfurivibrio alkaliphilus AHT 2:
GCATTAGAAACTTTTGCCGGTACTGCTCATGGCCAGATGGCCGTCCTTGACCCCCCGGAGCGCGATCAGCCGGTCGGCCAGTTGCCGCACCGCGCTGGCCTGCCCCCGGACAATCAGGATCTCCAGGCAGTTGTCGTGATCCATGTGTACGTGGGTGGTGGAGGTGATCATTTGGTGGTGGTCATGCTGGATATCGTTGATCCGCTCCAGGATCTGAAAC
This window encodes:
- the nikR gene encoding nickel-responsive transcriptional regulator NikR yields the protein MLKRFSVSLEDGLLADFDEFIKRRQYTNRSEAIRDLIRREFVQEEWGEDKEVIGVISLVYDHHQFQILERINDIQHDHHQMITSTTHVHMDHDNCLEILIVRGQASAVRQLADRLIALRGVKDGHLAMSSTGKSF